TCCTGCAAATTAAGATATCAACATATTAGAATATAAGTTGTGTACAAAGTGTAACAAAAAAATCGACATATTAGAATTAAATTTGTGTATAAAAAATAtatcacacctgactaagtgtccaaatgcatgtacgtgagttgtggccaagtctaccgcattttccgcattcattctgctctgggtccacgagaaagggggacgctcgtcctctcctactgcgaccggaaacctgatccataaccatgttgcaccggctccttttcctactaccacgtttgtcccatcgatgcgctggatcagcaacgtataccggaccggtgtacggtggccattgtgactcatcaagaaatggctcaaaacgagggctccaggtacgtactaagctctctacactgaactcataaggtattctgctctcaaatgcaaagttacgatgacgtgcggccgcaacataatgagaacatggaaaatggtattgtctaggtttaccacatccgcaccagaatgcatcaagtaacacgacatgtgtcctcgaaggtcgcacctcaccgtccgaagttatgccgcctagtgttgttacctcgtatttacccagctcctcatcaaagcattgtacctcatgtctatgggcacgttcctttgcattattaaggtgtgatgttggtttaggtgcccatctctgccctcgagtctgcattgccttggcctgcgcgtgtctatcattaaaccaagccacaagcctataaaaagtgaatgttactacagcattgactggcatgccccgtatacccttgagcacactgttgtaaccaaacagctccgaagtcatggtcataattgacttcaccttcaagtttggctgacccttcaatatccccaatatccttttcgcaatcagggtagatgtcaactgacgatgcttagagctcagctctgtctgggcacaagtgtgtggacctacaattttggtgatcttaaactttccggtgtccttctgccttcgggcacataccctccaattacattctggcacctcgcacacaacagtgtaacgacgctgtgcatacgaatgtctcaccttgaacggcctcttccggttcacagaatattcctgtagccatcgtctcagtgtaggcagatccttgaaaagtaagccaaccttaatctcaatgctatcggcgttatccggagcctctagcagttcatcgtcacgtccttcagcatacgcacgggtggaatgacttaaactgctaaattcatggactgcagggtctcgctccggacacaaacgtcttatgagttcaatttcttgctcggtcatttcttgaaccggacggtcatcatcagaatctacggcccgtgcagcctcatatggctcctcctcatcctcaatctgaacatcaacactattcgatgccctgcatatgttgtccatattatatgacacaggcacatcaatctgaacatcagcattattgatatgtggagatcctgcatcgggtcggagcaagaaaaaccacattaaaaagtctaatcaaacgaaataatgatggatacgaacaatgtgtcgaagacacttactaggatgatcgtcaactggatcctgggtcaatgggatctcttgggggggtaccaccgcattagaagccccacaaacgccgggaataggacgagaaatcccatactcgtgcggacccgattgagcatcgggcacaacaacgacttcttcatgaagctctaccaaaggagcttcaatacgagatgcatttggcatttgtggagataacccgactggaccttcgcattgactaacaggtaacttttgaacaaccacatccaaacatggtggaaccatcgtcttcacaatttttaaatatatcacccaatcatcttctgaggcaatggagatcaaccgtcggacaactgttccatatgtaatatgggacaacaaaccctgaattgatattctagggtcgtttatgtcgcaactaatctcctcacaagctcgagccaaaagctggtcaaaagttggtctttcaacgaacaacatggtcacgatcttcataccatcaaaagtaacactcccataagcatctatctccacccttcctccatggtatagtgttactaggctgtccatctattgcaaaaatggattactaactcaataatggctacATACTTAAGTCTactaaataaatatatattaactaataactatacagtaaatattaaataaacacatcaaacgaaattacataatctataaataatgtacgaaaactatgtatacctgagaacgcgtacgactccagctaacggtggagaaggtcaagtcggacgaacacctacgtacaaaaaaacaaattgtcagtaaaaaatttggcagcacctcccctgtaaagtgatgtttatagaacctgcgaataaacaacaacacgatggttgccaacacagaaaacatgtaatatcaatgcgctaaacaaaatggtaactatataatcactaataatttactaaacactaacaatatacTACGCAACAAACTAGCTAACTATTTTAATAAACACTAACAACAAAATATCTAACTAATTACTAAACAATAAATAAGGGGATACCTAACTAATTACTACTAGTTTACAAactaaaaaattaaaaaaaaatggtGGGGAGTGGGGGCGAGAGGTACCGGGGCCGGAGCGGTTGGTGGCCGGACAGCGGGCGGTGGCCGGACTCCGGGCGGTGGTCGTCGGAGCTCGGGCGGAGCGCGGCGGGGCGGCCGGCGGAGCGGCCGGCTGAGCTCGGACGGAGCTCGGGCCGAGCTCGAGGGCGGACCTCGCCGCGGCGTGAATAGGGCGGAGCTCGCGGCGGCGGGCAGCGGAGCTTGGGGCGGCCGGCGTGAAGAGCTCGAGGCGGCGCCGGAGAAGGGGCAAGCGGCGGCGGCGTGAGCTGTGGAcgtcgggcggcggcggcgggattTTGAATGAGCAGACAACACAAGAAACACGCAGAGAGAAGGGATGTTTACGGATTTTtttctagctcggcgccaagatctgtggcgccgagctaggtgccacgcAGGACAGCCACGTCacgaagctcggcgccataggctgtggcgccgagctgtgttagctcggcgccacaggctatggcgccgagctaagggtccaaaactgcatttaaaatttttttaggtctaaacgtaaatttacttctgtttaagggctaaaatacaaaaaattcggtccAGCGGAGGCCTAGGCGAGAGGTAAGCAACGAATGCAGCCCAGGCTCGCACCCCCGGTGCGCAGTGGCGACGCGCGAGTTGGCGGCTGCGGCTACCTTGGTTACTCACGATTAGTACGTCGCCGACGCCATAATGCATCCACCTCTCGAGTGAGACAGACGGTTCCCTTTCCTCACTCCAGCTCATCTCCTTATCTATTCCGCCAACCACAACGTGGTAAATCATTTGTACTACCACCCTCCACTTCCCTATCCCACCTTGCACATCACATTATCCAAACGCCACCTAGTTGATAGCTAACAGTACATCTTAGTCTGTAGTCTGTAGTTCTACAAGGCCTAATTCGGAGCTGCTCAGGGAAGATCAGCCCCCTCGTGCGAACCTCATGTCCACAGGGGTAGAACGGAGCAAACTTAACAGACAACACAAAAGCTAATTTCCATGGGTGCCCATTTGCTGCCTCATTCGGTGTCTTCGTCGCCGCCACCGGACGACATCTCGAAAACCGAGAGCACGACGAGCGGACCCAGAACAGGCGGCAAAGGAGGTGGCCTGCTGAAGGCGACAAGGGGCTCAACGTTTTCGTCTTTCGTGACGACAGATTCACTGGAAGTATTCTCGTTCCCATGCCTCTGAGGAGTAGTGATCGCCGGCATCCCTGAGAACAAACAGGAGAAGGAAACGTCAGGCATTCAGGAAAAGGACTCGATCTTACAGTTCAAACTTCAACCAAAATCTAGAGGAAGGGGTTGCCATACTTGCTAGTCCATTGACAGGATTGATTTGCCTGGTTTTGGTTGCGCTCTGCACCAGACGCCTTGCTGCGCCCCTCATCTGATCGCAACCCTGCAGCCAGTAAGCTTCAGATGAAAGAAGCAAAGGGTTCAGTTTCTCCAAAACTTGTCCAACAGGTAACTTTGCCTGTGAAATTCTTTTCACTGTACAAATAAATTCCCGGTGTTCATATCCTAAATAAGGTTTGCAACACAGTTAGACCTAGTGTGAGATTTTTGCACAATTTACTCTATTTCAATTTGATTAATTCATATTCCTTCGCACGTTTGATCATGTTCAGTTAGCTCATACTACCGATTGTTCGATTGCATTTGCATAGCATGATAAGTGTTTGGTTCCACCATCTTGGGATTCTACAAATTAGATAATGGCAATGTAGCCCATCAAGCCATGAAGAGGATTACTGAATCGAGTTCGTTTCTGATTGTATCGTGCTCCACGTCAACGGAAATAACGAAACACAAACCAAGGTTTTGTACTAGCTAAACAGAGAAGGCGATTTACTTCACATAATCACATGCCATGGACAGAGAAGCTGCTTAGACTTGTCGCCGTCCATGGAAACGCCAAGAGCAATCCTTGCATTTCTGCTTCAGTTTGCAAGCTAGATGATCCGTGGAAAGCCTTTTCTGCCTCGTCCACAGATCGGAAATAGACGACACGATATACTCACGCAACGATGAACCATGGTGGGGGACAAGCTTGCGTCTTATTCCTGGTCCACATGTGAGAAGAGAAGGGGGCAAACGAGGAAGAGGGATCCCGAAGGTGAGCAATGACGTACCTTGAATCCCGGTCGCTGAGCGGCTAATTCGCGCGAAGGATGATGGCCTCGGAGAAGAAGAGAACACACGCGTCGCTTGGCTTGGATCGTTGAGTTGTAGTCGATGTGCGAGTGGCGAGTGCTCTGGAAAGTTCTCGGGTCGTTGAGTTGTAGTCGATGGGATGGGCAAGCAGCCACGACTCCACGAGAGATTTGGAATATTGCTAGCGAGCGCTCTGGAAATCTCTCGGGACGAGCACCGGAAGTCCGTGGGCCGTTGCCCCTAGAGGGGCCAATTCGATTTTAGCTTGCTAGCACTAGCATGTCATTGTCATCTCGAATCCCACAATACGTGGTTTGTTAGGAATTTTCTATAAATATAACTAAGCTGGTGGTGGAAGGATTTAAGTGTTAAGGGATAGTTTGGGAACCTATTTTTTAAGAGATTTCTATTCTTCTAATATTAGTATTTTAGATATACATCAATTAAACTAATTCAGTTTTATgcaaaaatatatttgtatattattattagcaagatatcggagatatttatgtgctacatttttactatagagtagTGAGACAAAGAGTGTCATGTaatttacagagtagaaacaaattctactaatacataaaatcatttctcatccatcatcctataaatttgagatagacttatatctaaactttgaaaagtggtggaatgtcaaattccaaactaaataagttactttattgagtgaattttaATTTCTCtagaatgaagggatccaaacgaccCGTATACCTAAGCTGGTGGTAGAAGTATTTAAGTGTTAAGGGATAGTTTAGGAACCTATTTTTCAAGGGATTTCTTTTCTTctaagagaaattagttcattctCTTGAGAAAATAGGAATCCCTTAGAAAATAGAGTTCCTAAACTAACCCTAAATGTGATATATATGGTTGGATTCTGATCTATCGAATTAAGAGTCTAGCTTGCACGATTACACACTAGTTGTTGCCCAATCTAACAGATCAAAAGGCTCACTTGCATGCTTATACCTAAGTACTAATAGAGTTCCTAAACTAACCTAAGGGCTAGTTTAGAAACCCCAATTTCCTAAGggttttttttattttcccaagggaaattagttcatttttccttAGAAAATTGAAAATTTCATAGAAAAATGgtgttgccaaactagccctaaatgtGATATATGGTTGGATTCTGATCTATCAAATTAAGAGTCTAGCTTGCACGATTACACATTAGTTGGTGTCCAATCTAACAGATTGGAAGACTCACTTGCATTTTTATTATAAATAAATTTATTATAAGAACTGTGATTTAGGGTAGAAAGAGTAGGAACTGTGATTTCCGAGCACTGTCGTAATTGTGGTGTCACTCCTTTCAGTGTGATGGGTTCGTTTTTTCTACTTGGCAACACTGCACACCGGTAAAAGGGATGTATGTCTTCTCATCCTTGCAACATCAAAACTCGGAAGTAATGTCCACTGGAATCAATGACTTTTTTCAGCTGTGATGACATCAGAACTGCAAGTCGATGTAAAAACAATATAAATGGATTTTTCCGATTTGTATCCAAAATCTCGAAAGTTACATGGTTCACTACTGAATCCAAAAGGACTCCCAGCAAAGGCAATCAGTAGCTGCGGCCCCAAAACGACCACTTCTTTGCTGGCTTTCCAGATGCAAAGCACAGGATACCTGAATTTAGGTCAGCATGGCAATATTTGAAAATGTAGTAATACAACAATCATAACAAGGGTAAAGAGAAAATCATAAACTTGCATTCAGGGCCTCATCGAGCCATACCTTCTGGAAGTTCTGGCTGCTCAAATGGAGTACACAATGTTTTCGCAGCTCCGAGTTCCCCTTTTGTCCGAGCTTTCACATCTTTCTCAACTTCCTGTATGGGGAAAACAAATT
This portion of the Zea mays cultivar B73 chromosome 2, Zm-B73-REFERENCE-NAM-5.0, whole genome shotgun sequence genome encodes:
- the LOC103646044 gene encoding uncharacterized protein LOC103646044, giving the protein MRGAARRLVQSATKTRQINPVNGLARMPAITTPQRHGNENTSSESVVTKDENVEPLVAFSRPPPLPPVLGPLVVLSVFEMSSGGGDEDTE